The Anastrepha obliqua isolate idAnaObli1 chromosome 5, idAnaObli1_1.0, whole genome shotgun sequence DNA window atcaaaagCGAGCGTTTTGctgagaaataaatatatgcacTTGAGCCAAATTATCTCGTTTCTACTGTATCTTAATTCCGGATCATAAAAtacttgttgaaaaaaaaaaaataataataacataaaacattactttaacataaaaaatttaacgcaCTCGTTACACggcttttaaaataatattacaacATAAGGCAGTCCGATTTGACAAATTATTTATGAGAAAAAAGGCATACCAAAACtgcttattttcaatattttactaCGCCTTTAGTGCTACTCGTACATATTTACTCCTCAACATCGTAAGCGTCTCTTTTAATGTACACACCGCTGCAATCGCGGCCATTGCGGCAGCCGTGCGCTACTGAAACTAGTTGTTGGACTTGCATCTTTGCACTGTTAACCGCCGTAAGGCATTTCGGAAGTTGCTACAGGGAAATCGTTTTGAGGCAAGCATCCAACATAGTTTGGTTGTCATGCGGCAATTGTTTGGTTAGATGACAATTGGCAGTAATTAGTAAGTTACGTTTTTGGTTAGTCATAAAGAATATTGCCCAAATTTGTAAGGATCACAAGCACATACaaatcaaaaaaggaaaaaaaaaaaaaaataaattaaacggAAAATCATAGGTTAAAGGTTTAGAAAATCAGGAAGTTAGTAGCAACTTGTTCTGACACCATGATTTTTTGGACGTgcgggtgtgtgtgtgcgcattaGTTCAAATAATTGTGcaaaagtatgtatataaataagtaaaggCTAAGTGACAGGGCCGGGAAGTGTTAGTTTATACAAGCAGCCTTAAGAAAACAAGTCACACATTTCCAACAGAACAGTTAACTCAAGATAGTCACAATgccaagtaaataaataaaaacccgTAAGTCTGTCGAAAGTACAAAATTTAACTTagtttattgtaataaaagcCGCTTATAGCGTTCCTGTTTTAATAATCTTAATTCAGATTGATTAGAAGAGAAAGACCAGTGCacttcattttttcttattggaGTTTCcatttaaaccaaaaaaatttggtgaatgcattttttgcatttatatgACCAGAGTTTCTTTAAACGAACATTATTTCCCAACCCTGTTCATTACACAATTTATTTCTTactatttttgtagttttttttttgtccttttatttatttatatatataaaaacaaatatataaatgatTTGAAAAATGCGCCAtgcgatataatttttttccatttatgtaTGCGCACATTTACACATTTGTTACATTTTCCACCTCACTGTGCTCTCCATTACactttttaattgttattattttctcatttctttATATTGTTAAACCTTatcatttaatatatataattatataaatgttAAACACGTGCATTTCATTTCCTCCTCCGATTTCGTCTACTACTCATTAGTGtaagtttatatattttcaatgcACTTTCGTCGCTCTCACTTTCATCAGTCATCAGTCAGTAGTCAGTACTCCTGTTGTTACTTTTGTATGTATGATCTATTTTGACTGCTTTATGCCTGTGCTGACCCCGATACCAATATCGTTTGCTGCTTACTTGGTTTTATTGCAATAAgtgtttgcataatttttttaggtgGCGCATAAATCATATAACTTAATTCCCTTTTGtctcttattttgaaaatattgctgtttgcCTTGGTCGTGGTTATTGGAAATTGGTATAGTAGGGATTGTTCGGAAATGCATAAACGCAGAGCATCAGCCCCAATATTTTCAAACCATAGCAGCAGATAGCCTCCGCAATGCGCAACCACGATGGCATGCATCTTAAATACAACTTAGTTGCGCAAAGTGGATTTTTTGTCTGCTATGGTTAAGAAATGAAGGGATTTAGCGCCCTGCATTAATGCACTTGATACGTCACCCATGTTGTCGTTTTGGTTTATTGAATGTGTGTGGGTGTCAAACTCTTATTGCGAATTTTagataatcatttaaaatgttgCTGTATTAACTAAATGTTAAAATCTGGATCTTACAAATACGGCACTTGAATCGTGTTCGCTGTAACCAAGCCGTTTTGTGTGCTTAAAGACCTCATTTGTGATTGCGGTCACAGGCATCGATTGGTCCAAATTTTCCGCCATGCTTAGCACAAGGCGCAGATCCTTTTGCATATGACTCAGCGGCTGTTGGGGGTTGAAGTCTCCCTTCGCCATTTCTGCAGATGTGTagaaaagaaatttatattaaattcgtATACAAAGTAGAGTAATATCCATTTTCAAAGCATGTTTTTACTTACCTTTGCCTTTAGCTAATAGTAATTGAGATTTCATTGATGTCAATTCAAATATGTCAATAATGtcttttaatgaaattgaaaaacggTCGGCTagaagaaacaaaatattgtggatattaatatattatatgtatttagtcGGGTTAACAACTGTAAAGCAAAAGTAAAACTCACCCAATGCTAAGGCCTCAGCTAGTCCAACCAAACTCACTCCCACTATCGTTTGCAGTATTAAATTTACTTTGCAAGCATTCCCAACTTCTGCTAAAATTGGGTGAAGGCATTTTAGGAAGCATATAGACAAAGATAAAGTtgcacattaaaataaaaacaagtgcGGAATTATTACGCTACAATATTGCATAGTAGATAATGATCATAATTCAAATGCCAGAATGAATGGGTTAATTGTAAGCATTGAAAACAAGTGTATGAAACTTACCGCCCAAAAAGAATGTGTTTTTAGCAATGGTTTTGAAGCAGGAATGACAATCTTCAAACACTGAACGGTCACCACCGGCAAGTATGATAAGCATACCATCTTCCGCCTCCTGTCGGGTGCCGTGGATCTGCAAGGGAACACGAAAAATGTTTGCTATACTTCCTTGACACAGTATACAAAATTACGTCTTACTTGCACTTCCAAATAGCGCCCGCCTGCAGATTGTATGCCCTCAGCTATATCCTGCGAGGTTTCGGGATCTATTGTGGACATTTCGACGTATGCCTTGCCATTCATGTCCTTCACGCCCAATACGCCACAGTTGCCAAATACAAGCTGTAATAAGAGCAAATTTTCCgattagaattttaaaatacttaccaaaactttttactttaaaaaacaacTTACATCCTTTGATGCTTTAGGATCCGAGACACAACAGAAGATCACGTCTGAGACTTCAACAACGTCCATGGGTGTACCTTTGACATCGGCTCCAGCTTCGGCAAATGGAGTACACTGAAACAATCAAATTAAGCTCcttattaaaaagaatttggcATACATTGGcaacataaatttcatttaatacagatataatttttagttttcagaTCGTGATTTTCCTACTAATATACTTTCCAGAAAAAATCGTTACACGAAGCTTCCTCTTAATGTAAGGAACTCTTTTTGTACAAACTTCGTAATTTGCAAAGAGTTTTATTGGAAATATCTGTCGTTCCAGCTTACAAAACAAATATACTGAGTTCTATGTAaggaaaacaaaatcaataatcgCATAAGAAACATCGCTTCCTGAATGAAAAGATTGTCAGCTTATCAAAATCTGTAAGAATTAATTACGCCTTCAAgttccacaatttttttcctcTAAATATCTACTGAGCATTACGCACTTTTCACAAAAGGCTTATGGCCCTAATATTAGACGGCGTGAAGCTGAAATGCGAGTGTCTATTTCTCTAATTGGGGATGCAGCGGTCATGATCATCGTTAGGTAACGGTAATTGGTACAAACGAATGTTTTGTATTTGAGAAACAGAAGAAGAGCCACACTTACCTTCGACATTGTGCGATTCCATACGACCACTTTATGACCGGTACATAGCAGATCTTTGACGATGGTCGAGCCCATAATACCCAGACCGAGGAAGCCGAATGTCAGTTGAGATGGTGTTATGTCGCGTTCGGCTAGCGTTTGAGAGCGCGCATTCATATCGATTGCTTGCGCTTCGGGACGCGAAACCACCGGCCGATCGAGCAGAGCAATCGAGTTGATATTTCGTCGCGATGTGCTACCAATGTGCGCTAAAGCATCGGTATTTATTTTGCGACGCGACGGTGGAGTTGTCGTCGACTTTCGGTTTATGTAATCATTTAGATCCTCTAATGCACCGACAGAAGAATTGCGTTTACGTTTGGCGCTACTATTTGCCGTCTGTGAGGAGCGGCGACGCTTTGTGGATGACTTTGTGGCTACCCCACCAGCCGATGATTTTGCTTTGACTGCAACCACAGCGCTTGATTTGGCTTTTGGTGTGCGCTTGACAGGTGTCTTATATGGTGGTGGTACTTCCTCTAAATCGACCGCAACATCACCGGTTATGGTTTCTACACCGTTGTCCGCATCATCGGCGCCGCGCATGTCGTTTGTTGTGTCATCATCAGTTAGACCGTCCCGTATCTTATCGAAGTCCGCTTCGGTGGAATGATTACTGATCGTGTTTTTGCTAACCTCCGCATCGACTTCTGTGGGATCTTCAATGTAGGCATTTATATCAGCCATCGCATGACGGAACGAGTTCGGTTTATTAACCTTTGCCAATTCGGGTTTCCATGGACCTTCGAACGGTTTGATATTGTTGGTTTCGATCCAAGCGCTGGGGGAGTAGTCACAAAATGTTCattaacattaaataaaatataatcaaattaGAAGttaagatattttaatttaaaaaaattgttttattataataaaccaATACTAAtatcttataaataaaaatcttttcactttCTAAGTGCGGAGTCACACTGTGCGTTTTCACCGGAGCGGTTGAAACGCATGCGTTTTCACCGCACCGGATCGACATGTCACACTGTACGGTCACTCAGCGACAATCTGCTGCATTCTGTAAGCACAACAAGATGTCCCGGCTTTTCTTGAATGCAAGTTATAAATTTATCCGTATCGAACATGATTGCAAAACGCTGCGTTTGAACTGCACAGTGTGACGGTATTCGTAAGAATACTTGTGTCGTCGATGTCTTCCGGTCTTGCGGTCAAGCCGCATCGCCGCAGCAAGTTGCGGCAACCGTCCGGTAGGTGCGGCGACAACGCATAGTGTGACAACTGTCATACAAACGCGTTCGTCATTGCCATCCTTTCGCGCCGGAGCGTTTTCAACGCTCCGGTGAAAACGCACAGTGTGACTCCGCACTAATGGAAATAAAATACAGTGGAATCTTTCTAGTTCGTAAGTTTGACATCGAGCAAATATTAATAGTGAATGACAAAAACGAAATCCCACCAActcgtatacaaaaacaaatatgtatatacttggTCACttcaataaagatttttttcatttaattttagtatccGGCACAATcgttttcttaattattaatgTGAACCAATAAATTCGTTTGTTCGGTGAATTTTTCACGCATGAaatgtagaatttttttctatgaaaattcgATTGGGAGTTGTTGGGATTATACTGCATTTTACTTGGGttagttttttaaatcaaactTACCGATCTTAGGCGTATTTTGCCACTACAAACTATTTTAATCGATGGTAAAAATACTCACAAGTTTCGTGTTCCAaagaaaaatacactttttgtatTAGCTTTGCGCGGCTGATTTAGAAGATCAATGGACGGTTCAACAATCTACAGGAAGGAATTcgaattgtatatatattacaatataataaatacatttttcatttttggttaattttaatttttttatgtaacagtTCATAAGAACGACAGTGCGAAAAGATGAATAAGTCGAGAAGACACATTTCTATAGTCATTATTAATTGACATTCAATATAATGTCTTGAAGTAAATAACGGCTTACATAGAAGTCACGCATTAAAGTATTCCTAATGAAACAGGAAAAACGTTTATTCCTGCAAAAGTAGGTATTTTTAGGCAGTTCCATAACACCTTTATTTCTGCATATTACTGCACTCCTAATAAATGTTGCAATTCCGTAACCTTGTTTGCCATgcattcttttgatgaatatacTTTGCTGCTTTAATATGCTGATTACTTTCACGTTAAATCCTGTCTGGGCCTGGGACCGAAAGTTCTGCCAGTAAGGTTTATTGATAAGATTGCAGGCGTTGCTGACAACGCTCTAGAGCCCTAGCAGCAATTGCAGCAGAAACTTAAAACACCAAGCATGAGACATATGGTATATATGACGAAGCAACACAAGCAAACAACAGCTTTGGCAGCTACGAAACAATCGGCCAGCCACTTAGTGCGGTAAGGCAAAAGTACAgtcaaaataaaactcaatatgATTGCACTGTGCTGGGGTGGTGCTATGATTCTGATCCAAAGGTAGGTTCAGAAAATTGTACTTACCATTGCTGGCCACGGAGTGAAGCCTTTCATTTTTGCcctgaaatcgaaaaaaaacacgataaatatgttaaatcaataaataaaactgttaggaaaatttaataattattaagcaCCGATATCCAAGTCACCGATTTCCACTACTTGTATCTTGCCGACATAGGAAAAAAATGCGCGGGAAAattttatgtactatatatatcACACTTGCCTTCGCCTCTTAGTGGAAGGTAGTGGCGGAACGGTGACAAGCGAAGTATAATAAAGCTATCTATGCCCCTCGAGTAGCACCAGACCGGAAGGATGTGACAACGTAAGCAAACCTAAGCATTGGATGCTTGGAAAAGCCATTCCTGATGGCCTGCATGCTTCCTAAAAGCCTTGTAGTAATCTACTAGCaggtatatttttaataacttcgCTCAAGTACTTAGGATTGACAAGAGTAGGCcgatgttttgaattttctcatATGCGATGCCATCCACGGGAATTTGTTCTCAATTATTTCCGAGTTTTCAATTAGTTTTCTAGGTTATGTGCGCTATTTCTTACTTCTCCCTATTCATTCTCCAATAATACTCGGCTGCCAATTGGAATTTGtctaatttgctttaaaattttctttctcccccaacaattttaattttacacttacCAAATCAAGTCCTTCGgcttgtaattgaaaaattctGTTGAATCATTGCTAGGCAATGATAATTTTTTGGCTTTCGACATTTCAACAATGTTATCGATTCTGAATTGGAAACTTATTTTGCCGCCGTTTGAGAGTTATTTTTTACTACACCGAAAAATAGTAATCTACACGTAATACTCcacaatatattaattttttgcacgATTGACGTGCTGGAATACACACAAAATATGGTTAACGCGTTATCACAATTAGAATCCACCAAGCGATCTCTATTTAGACTAAAATTGCAAGGTTAAAATGTGAAGAAAACtatgagaaaaaattaacgCAACCACGACGATGCGTTTCACTATGGTCGGCCGTTGAATTTCGTTACTTCTTTCCTTCTTTTTCGCCGTCAAAtttgtgaaaacaaaaatggcGTCGAAAACAACAATTCAGCCAAATGCTGAATTGCTGACAGTGCGCGATTATGGCGACATCTAGAAGAAGGCATAATGAAAGTGGTGATTGACTGGACTAAAGTTCCTACAGAGGGCGACATGTTTTCAACAATTCCCGGTAGTATTCATATAAGGACAGAATTTTTcgtcttatttaaatttattggaaCTTctgtaaaaatacaaataaatgcataaataaagCTGTATTTCACGCACATATGCGTCTGAGCTTCAAATTTGTATCAAGCAATAAGCGCTCAGATTTATATGCGTTTATGAAATAGTTACGGATGACATCGGTGCTTCCAAGTTTGTTATTAGTTTTCGGCTTTTTGCAACCTGCTTTGTCGGCCATCAACAAGTCGAAatattcgaaagccattggccctgacggcttaaacgcgctgatgctgaagcatctgggacccctgggagtaggatttctcacaagggttttcaatctgtccatggccactctcatcatccctgacaagtggaaagcagggagagtggtcccattactgaaacctgggaaacccgccaaccaaggggagtcttatcggccaataactctcctttccccagtagtgaagacacttgaagccctcctactcccactctacacgaaacacctggccccagccccacatcagcacggcttccgtcgagtgcacagcaccaccactgcactcaccgccataaacgcccagataaatcgcgggcttaaccaaaaccgcccctgcgagaggactgtcctagtagcgttggacttgaaaaaggctttcgatacagtcagccattccacgctactagatgacatttatcagtcgacactcccgccagggctgaagaggtggtccgcgaactatctgagcggtcggcactcgtcagtgatatttcgagatcaaacgtcaaagcagagaaagattaagcaaggtgtaccgcagggtggtgtcctttctcccttgctgttcaatttctacatctcgaagctcccccaaccaccagccggagtttccctgatctcatacgctgacgactgcacgatcatggcgtcgggcaatgacatcgatggcctgtgttccaaagtgaacaactacctcaccgacctttctcgctttttcactgcgaggaatctccaactctcCCCCACCAAATATTAAACGCAATCTCCACAAAATAGAGAGTATATACGTTGATATTATACAGCACACTTTTGGAATTCTGAAGACAattaagatatacatatatgtatgtgtatgtgtatttaccAATACATTAGtttgttcttattttatttcttaccgCTTGAATTTTTCAGTTCGAAATTTACTTCAGTGAACATTGATTTGatattaggcctcttctattcgccagtTCCGCGCTCGCTATCTCTAcactcgattaacttgacgaaaaatttgcatgcgaaaccaacaacaaagttatcgagtaagattcgttgctagcgagtatggctatagctcattaggcTGCACTGCATTACCAGCACATGTAATTTCAGCAGCGTTGCCGACATGTGTTCATTTGCTTcctctattcgccacttgctaagtctTGGCGAAAAAAGAGGCCTATTATATTTGTTGAGCAATGataccaaatatttttatggattATAGACgcggtatttgttttttttgctgtaagcgcagatacatacatacatattcgggTAAAACAAACCGACTTTGGTTAACTATTTcactaataaaaatgtaaagggCAAATGCGCGATGAAAATAAACCTTGGCAAATAATGTCTAGTATTGCCACTTACTGCACCCCTCTTTAGTCCATCTATAAAGTGGCCACACATTTTATAATTTGCTAGTTCATGGAATTTAAGACGGAAAAAATGATcactatatattaaaatattatattatatgagaAAAAAAGCATATCTTACCGAATAAAAAAActcgtatttatatataaaaaaaccctCAGATAAATAACAAATAGAAATACAGACGCTACAAAAAAAAGCGTATGTTGGTAcccactatgtatgtatgtatatattgactaattttgataaattttggcACTTGAACTGTAAACTAGATATTACAAAAAGAACAATCATCTGTAAATATCTCTCtctaaaaccttttttttttgcatgccaTTGCATAAATCTACAAATATTATTATACTTATGTTATTACTAAAAAAACCCTAATTTCCTCAAAATGTAATTACTGTAGAAACTCGAATTTTGTACACCTCGCGACGCAATTTTTTGTCACTGCGTACTCAGTACCCGTGACATTAGGACATTTTTACCTCGATACTTGCAAcctttttttgttctatttttctctttgctctttttacgttgtatttttgagaataaagcTCGGGGGTTACCGTCGATGTCGTTCTGGCAATGACATTTTTTGAATAGAATCAACTGAATAAATTTAGGGGAAGTACCGTCTAATTCAAATGCTGGTGAAATGACGGTTTTGCGTTAAGTTTTGCATGATGTGGTCTCATAatggcaaagagaaaatttacgCAATATGGTTTCGTTAACCATTTAACCATTTAATCATTTAAGATGTAAGCAAGTCAGCGATCATTTAGCACCTCTTtttcatgtatttatttatttttattaccattttcattcatttccagatatttttacatacacacatacatatgtacatataaatgcacattttaattttcattgaaatagtAATTCGTTATACaaatttgctaaatttaatGGAATCTCGCTaactaaaaactaattaaaattaattggaaTTTTTCTTTCTGTAGTTTTGGAGTTTCAGAAGATATTCGGAGTGTCTCGACA harbors:
- the LOC129247486 gene encoding cytokine-like nuclear factor N-PAC isoform X2 — protein: MSKAKKLSLPSNDSTEFFNYKPKDLIWAKMKGFTPWPAMIVEPSIDLLNQPRKANTKSVFFFGTRNFAWIETNNIKPFEGPWKPELAKVNKPNSFRHAMADINAYIEDPTEVDAEVSKNTISNHSTEADFDKIRDGLTDDDTTNDMRGADDADNGVETITGDVAVDLEEVPPPYKTPVKRTPKAKSSAVVAVKAKSSAGGVATKSSTKRRRSSQTANSSAKRKRNSSVGALEDLNDYINRKSTTTPPSRRKINTDALAHIGSTSRRNINSIALLDRPVVSRPEAQAIDMNARSQTLAERDITPSQLTFGFLGLGIMGSTIVKDLLCTGHKVVVWNRTMSKCTPFAEAGADVKGTPMDVVEVSDVIFCCVSDPKASKDLVFGNCGVLGVKDMNGKAYVEMSTIDPETSQDIAEGIQSAGGRYLEVQIHGTRQEAEDGMLIILAGGDRSVFEDCHSCFKTIAKNTFFLGEVGNACKVNLILQTIVGVSLVGLAEALALADRFSISLKDIIDIFELTSMKSQLLLAKGKEMAKGDFNPQQPLSHMQKDLRLVLSMAENLDQSMPVTAITNEVFKHTKRLGYSEHDSSAVFVRSRF
- the LOC129247486 gene encoding cytokine-like nuclear factor N-PAC isoform X1, which translates into the protein MSKAKKLSLPSNDSTEFFNYKPKDLIWAKMKGFTPWPAMIVEPSIDLLNQPRKANTKSVFFFGTRNFAWIETNNIKPFEGPWKPELAKVNKPNSFRHAMADINAYIEDPTEVDAEVSKNTISNHSTEADFDKIRDGLTDDDTTNDMRGADDADNGVETITGDVAVDLEEVPPPYKTPVKRTPKAKSSAVVAVKAKSSAGGVATKSSTKRRRSSQTANSSAKRKRNSSVGALEDLNDYINRKSTTTPPSRRKINTDALAHIGSTSRRNINSIALLDRPVVSRPEAQAIDMNARSQTLAERDITPSQLTFGFLGLGIMGSTIVKDLLCTGHKVVVWNRTMSKCTPFAEAGADVKGTPMDVVEVSDVIFCCVSDPKASKDLVFGNCGVLGVKDMNGKAYVEMSTIDPETSQDIAEGIQSAGGRYLEVQIHGTRQEAEDGMLIILAGGDRSVFEDCHSCFKTIAKNTFFLGAEVGNACKVNLILQTIVGVSLVGLAEALALADRFSISLKDIIDIFELTSMKSQLLLAKGKEMAKGDFNPQQPLSHMQKDLRLVLSMAENLDQSMPVTAITNEVFKHTKRLGYSEHDSSAVFVRSRF